The following is a genomic window from Bordetella petrii.
CGGCGTCCTGATTGCTGTCGTAGACGGCCAGCGCGTAGCCGGCATCGAGCAGACGGCCAGCCATCGGCCCGCCCATGTTGCCCAGACCGATGAATCCGTAAGTCTCTTCAGGCATGACTGTTCCTTTGGGTTGAATAGGGGCTTTAGCGCGGTTGCAGGCCGATCTGCTTGGCCAGGTCCGCCACTCGCTTGGAGTCCTGGGCCAGCAGCCTGGCGAACGGGTCGGGGCCGCGCTCGGCCGGGCTAGGTGCCTGGGCGGCGAGCTGCTCCAGGCGGCCCTTGAATTCGGGGCTGTCGATCACGACCGAAAGCGCCTGGGCCAGTTTGTCGATTACCGGACGCGGCGTGCCCTTGGGTGCGACCACGCCGTTCCAGATTGCCAGGTCGAACTGCGGCAGGCCGCCCTCGGCGAAGGTGGGCACGTCCTGCATCTGGGGCAGGCGTTGCGGCGTGGACACCGCCAGCGCGCGGATACGGCCGTCTTTGTGCAGCGGCATCATGGTGACGGTCTGGTCGATCACGCCGTCGATCACCCCGGCCATCAGGTCAGCCAGCGCGGGGCCTGAGCCGCGATACTGGATCAGCTCGCCCTGCGTCTTGGAAAGATGCAGGAACATGCCTTCAGCCAAGTGGGCCGTGGTGCCGGGGCCGCCCGAACCGAAGTTCAGCTTGGGCGGGGATTTCATGCGCGACAGCAGTTCGGGCAGAGTCTTGATGCCGCTTTTATTGCTGACCGAGAGCACCATCGGCACCGTGGCGACCGTGCCCACAGTTGCCAGGTCGCGCACCGGGTCTACGCCGGCGTCGGGGTGCAGCAGCGGAATGATGGCCATCGACAGGTTGCTGAACATCAGCGTATAGCCGTCGGGCTCCGACTTCAGCAAGCGCTGCATGCCGATCAGGCCGCCCGCGCCGGTGGTGTTTTCTACCACCACCGGCTGCTTCAGCGTCTTGGACAGCGAATTGCCGATCAGCCGGGCCAGCGTGTCCAGTGTGCCGCCGGGCGCCACGCCCACGATGATGGTGATGGGCTTGGCGGGGAATTCCTGCGCAACGGCCTGCCCCGACAGCAGCAAGGCGGCCATGCAGCCGGCAAAGAATCGCAACATGTCTTGTCTCCTTGGTTCTAGGCGTGCGGGCATGGCCCGTTTTTTGCATCCCCCGACCCACGCCTGTGCGCCGGCCGGGTGATCCCGATACTAGCCATGAGCACCGCAACAAGCGTCCACGGCCGCGACATACCAGCCTCGCCATTTTTGGCATAACGGGCAGGCACGCCGTTTGCTTAGCGATGGCGCCATCCACTGCCGAGAACGTCATGAAGCCGATCCGCAAAGCCGTATTTCCCGTCGCGGGCCAGGGCACCCGTTTCCTGCCCGCCACCAAGGCCATGCCCAAAGAGATGCTGCCGATCGTCGACAAGCCGCTCATCCAGTATGCGGTCGAAGAGGCCGTCGAGGCGGGAATCACAGAGCTGATCTTCGTCACGGGGCGCCACAAGCGCGCCATCGAAGACCACTTCGACAGCATGCCGGAGCTCGAAGCCGGCCTGCAGGCCAAGCACAAGACAGCCCTGCTGGAAGCCGTGCGCCACGTCATTCCGCCGCATGTGGCCTGCCTGTACACCCGGCAATCCGCGCCGCTGGGGCTGGGGCACGCGGTGCTGTGCGCCGCCCCGCT
Proteins encoded in this region:
- a CDS encoding Bug family tripartite tricarboxylate transporter substrate binding protein — its product is MLRFFAGCMAALLLSGQAVAQEFPAKPITIIVGVAPGGTLDTLARLIGNSLSKTLKQPVVVENTTGAGGLIGMQRLLKSEPDGYTLMFSNLSMAIIPLLHPDAGVDPVRDLATVGTVATVPMVLSVSNKSGIKTLPELLSRMKSPPKLNFGSGGPGTTAHLAEGMFLHLSKTQGELIQYRGSGPALADLMAGVIDGVIDQTVTMMPLHKDGRIRALAVSTPQRLPQMQDVPTFAEGGLPQFDLAIWNGVVAPKGTPRPVIDKLAQALSVVIDSPEFKGRLEQLAAQAPSPAERGPDPFARLLAQDSKRVADLAKQIGLQPR